CAACCCTCAGCAACAGCTGGGCTATAGACAACCAAAGGTTTGATGGTTGATCCTGGACTTCGAGCAGCCTGGGTAGCGTAGTTGTAGGTACGGAATCCTGGATTTTGATCACTGCCGACACGCCCTACGAGAGCCCGAACTCCTCCGGTCTTAGGATCGAGGGCGACACTACCAGACTCCGCGCGCGTGCCGTCTTCCGCTACCGGGAAGAGGGCTGTATTATCATAGATTACCTGCATGCTTGCTTGGTAATTTTGATCCAGCTCGGTGTAGATCCGGTAGCCATTTTTGACAATATCTTCTTCGGTGAGACCGTATTCGTTGACCGCTTCATTGATGACCGCATCAAAATAGGATGGGTAGCGGTAGTCCTCTGACTTGCCTTCATAGGCATCGACTAGCTGGCCATGGATATCAACAGCAGCAGATTGATCGGCTGTTGCCTGGTCAATATAGCCGGCCGCTACCATATTTTGAAGGACCGTATTGCGACGGTTGGTCGCATTCTCTACTGAATAGAGCGGGTTATAGATCTCCGGTCCCTTGAGCATGCCTGCGAGAACCGCTGACTGATCTAGGCTTAATTGACTGGCTGAAACCCCAAAATACTTCTTGGAAGCATCCTCAATTCCCCAAACCCCATTTCCAAAATAGGCATTGTTGAGGTACATGGTGAGGATTTCTTTTTTACTGTATTTCTTATTGATTTCAAGCGCTAGGAAAAATTCCTTGGCCTTACGCTCCACCGTCTGGTCCTGAGACAGGTAAGCATTCTTGGCTAACTGCTGGGTGATGGTTGACCCACCACCTGAGCGACCCAGGGTCAAAATCGCTAAGAAGAAGCGACCATAGTTGATCCCGCTATTCTTGTAAAAGCTCCGGTCCTCTGTTGCGACCACGGCATTTTGCAGATTCTCACTAATGGCATCGAGTTCGACATAGGTTCCTTTTTGCCCGGTCAAACTTCCCGCCTGGTCCCCATTCTTATCATAGATAATGGTAGTCGCCTTCAGTGCATTCTGCAAATCCTTGACGTTGGTCGTCTTTGCGAGGTAGAAGAGATAACCCCCTGTCAAGAGGCTAAAGCCTAGCCCAATGATCAGGAGAATCTTGGTCAAATGGAATCGGCGCCAGAAACGACGGAAGGGATGCTGAGAGAGAGGCTTGCTTCTGTGCTTGCCTGAGCGACTATAGGTCGGCTCTACTGTCTCTTCCGGTAGTTCCGTGTCTGGCACTTCTTCTGCCACCGCTTTGGGCGGATGATCCTTTCTAAAAAAAGTGATCAGGTTTTCAAATAATTCTTTTATTCTATTCATACCTGTTATTGTAACACCTTATCCTTGTCCTAGCAAGAAAAGATAGCTCATCCCCTTCTCCCATTTAGTTTTCTTTAAGCTTAGATTTTGCTACAATAAGGTCATGAACTATCAATTTACCATTCCACAATCCTTTCCCCAGATGACTGTGAAAGAGTTGCTTGAGGACTACTTCCTCATTCCCCGTAAGATCCGGCATTTTTTACGAACCAAGAAGCACGTCTTGGTCAATGGCGAGACCATCAACTGGCAGAGCCCCGTTCAAAAAGGAGACCAGATCCAGCTGATCTTTGACGCGGACGATTACCCTGAAAAAGAGCTCCCAGCCGGAGACCCGAGTCTGGTCGAAGAACTCTATCAGGATGAGCATG
Above is a window of Streptococcus sp. LPB0220 DNA encoding:
- the pbp2a gene encoding penicillin-binding protein PBP2A; this encodes MNRIKELFENLITFFRKDHPPKAVAEEVPDTELPEETVEPTYSRSGKHRSKPLSQHPFRRFWRRFHLTKILLIIGLGFSLLTGGYLFYLAKTTNVKDLQNALKATTIIYDKNGDQAGSLTGQKGTYVELDAISENLQNAVVATEDRSFYKNSGINYGRFFLAILTLGRSGGGSTITQQLAKNAYLSQDQTVERKAKEFFLALEINKKYSKKEILTMYLNNAYFGNGVWGIEDASKKYFGVSASQLSLDQSAVLAGMLKGPEIYNPLYSVENATNRRNTVLQNMVAAGYIDQATADQSAAVDIHGQLVDAYEGKSEDYRYPSYFDAVINEAVNEYGLTEEDIVKNGYRIYTELDQNYQASMQVIYDNTALFPVAEDGTRAESGSVALDPKTGGVRALVGRVGSDQNPGFRTYNYATQAARSPGSTIKPLVVYSPAVAEGWSTNKELDNSTTQYGSYEVNNYAGIQSSPTVPMYQALAESLNLPAVATANDLGLDTVFEYGKKFGLNMDKVDKSLAVALGAGVTTNPMQMAQAYGTFANDGVMNDAHLITKIENASGQVVKSHSQKSTRVLSGSTTDKMTNMMLGTFSNGTGVNAAPYGYTMAGKTGTTETSFNKDLSGDQWVIGYTPDVVISQWLGFPTTDEGHYLTDSSAGTASEIFRNVANSVLPYTDGTQFDSVKNSYAENGIAPVGEETTETDSKEDKGFFEDVKEKASNMVDDAKKAIDEADIPGKAKNAWDTFKGWLGF